GGCCTGGGGCGCTAGGTAGGGACGGCTCGATGGAGCTTCGATGACCGCTGCCCTCCTGTCCCTGTCCCTCGCCTTCACGCTCGTCACCGGCCAGTTCGCGCCCCAGCAGGCGGGAAGTGACCCGCTCGCGCCGGAGCTGGAGGCGCGTGCCCAGACGCTGGGCAAGCAGCTCCGGTGCGCCGTGTGCCAGGGACTGTCCGTGGCGGACAGCCCGTCCTCCATGGCGCGTGCCCAGCTCGACATGATTCGCGAGCTCGTCTCCGAGGGGAAGAGCGACGCCGAAATCGTCGAGTACTTCGTCGCCCGCTACGGTGAGTGGGTGCTGCTGTCCCCCCGCGCGGAAGGCTTCAACTGGTTCGTGTGGCTGGGCCCGGTGGGGCTCGTCGCCGTGGGCGCCTTCGTCATCTGGCGGCAGCTCCAGCGCGGCGCGGGCACCCCGGAGCAGGCCCCGCCCGCGGCCACGACTTCGGAAGAAACGGCGGCCCCGGCCGCGCCCGCTGGAACGCCTCCAGTGGATGAAGAAGACCCGTACCTCCAGGCCGTGCGCCGGGAGCTCGAGCGCTAGGAGCGCCAGGCCATGCAGCCGCAGACGACGAATTGGTTGCCCGGAATCATCGTGCTCGCCGTCACCTTCGTGTTGGCGGCGGGCTGGATCCTCTTTCAGCGCCGCAAGGGCTCCCTGGCGTCGGCCGAGCCCCGCGACGGCGTGCTCGATGACCTGACCCAGCGCGCGCAGTCCCTCATCGACCAGCTCCGCGCGCTGGAAGCGGAGAAGCACAACCAGAGCGCCGAGCAGTATGCCGCCGAGAAGTCCCGCCTGGAGCGCGAAGCCGCCGGGGCGCTGCGCGCGAAGGACGAGCACCTCAAGCGCAAGGCCTCCAGCGAGGGCGTCCGCCCCCGCCCCCAGGCTCCGGTCCCCACCGGGTGGGCGTCTCGCAATCCGCAGTTGGTGGGCGCGCTGTGGGGCGCGGGCATCGTGGTGTTCTTTGGTGGGCTGGGCTACCTGCTCGTCTCCGAGCAGCAGACGCGCACCGACGGCATGGAGGCCACCGGCCGCATGCCCCCGGGCGGCGCCGCCGCGCAGCAGCAGGGCGCGGGCATGGACGAGCAGATGCAGGAAGGCCCGGAGATGCAGGAGGCTCGCGCGCGGCTGAACGCCAACGCCGGGGATGTGGACGCGGCGGCGCTGCTGAGCCACGAGCTCATCCGCCGTCAGCAGTTCGACGAGGCCGTGAAGGTCACCGCGAAGGGCCTGGCGGCGGACCCCTTCAACGTCGAGCTGAAGGTCCACCGCGGCGTGCTTCGCGCCACCCAGGGCGACATGGCCGGCGCCGAGGCGGAGCTGACGGAACTGGTGGACACCTGGCCGGACGCACAGGAGGCGCTCATCTTCCTGGGCAGCCTCGCCCTGCGCCGCGGCGACAAGGCCGCCGCGCTGGCCCACTTCGAGCGCTTCTCCGTGGAGGTGCCGCGCAACATGCAGCCGCCGCAGCTCGGCCCTGCGATTGCCCAGCTTCGCGCGGAGGTCGCTGGCGGCATGCCCTGACGCCCAGCCCCCTGCCCTCACCGGCGGCGCCGCCCCAACCACCCGGAGTGGTCGAGGCAGGCGCCGCTGGCGTTTTCGATGCTCAGTGCACCGCGGCCCGCCGACGGCGGAAGCGCCGTACCTTCTCCACCAGCGTGTCCGGCATCGCCGCCTTGGCGCCGTTGCGCAGCAGGCGCGCCAGGGATTCGGACTGGGAGAACCAGCGTCCCTCCCACGTCCCGGCATGGACCCGCACGGACAGCGTGCGCCGCTGCTTGGATACCCAATCGGACTTGTACGTCTCGGTGCCCCGGAGGAAGTCGTACTCCGTCAGGCCGGCCTCCATCGCGTCGCGGAACGTCTCGCCCACCAGCACCAGGCCCACGCTGCGATTGCGCCACGCCGGGTCATAACCGGACTGGAAGTACACGAAGGTGTCGCGGTGGAGGATGCCGTACACCGACGCCACGGCCTGGCCGCCCACCTTCATCGTGTAGAGGCGCAGCCGGCCCCGCTCCGCCAGGAACTGCGTGGCATCTCGGTGGAACGCCTCCACGCCCGAGCCCTTGATGCCCTGCGAGCCCCCATCCGCGGCCCACCGCGCCGAGTGCAGGCGGAAGAAGTCCGTCAGCGGCGCCGCCAGCTCGCCCGGGGCGTCCGTGCGCTCGATGCGGTAGCCCTCCTGCTTCGCCAGCCACTTGCGCCGCCGCAGGAAGTTGTCGCGGCGTCCGGTGCGCTTGAGGAACGCGTCGAAGGGCTCGCCCGGCGTCAGCGTGTCATACGGGCACACGTAGCGCGGCGCCACGCGGACGTCCGGCCTGGCGAAGGTCTCCCGGAGCACGTCCACGGTGGGCGAGTCCTCGCGCAGGTCCGACAAATCCAACACGTCCCATTCGTCGCGCAGCGCGTGCAGCATCCGCGCGAAGGCGCCGGCCACCTCGCGCTCACGGCCCCGCCGCGCCACGACGTCCAGGTAGTCGCTGCCGACGTGTGTCTCCCCCAGGAAGCTCAGCCGCCGCACCGGGATGCCAGTGACGCCCAGGTACTCGACGCCCAGCGGCATCAGGCCCACCAGCGTGCCCGCCGCGTCGCGCGCGGTCAGCACCAGCGGGCGCCGGCCCGTGGCGATGCGCCGGCACCACGGGTACACCCACTCCCAGGCGTTGAAGGGCCCCGCGTCGCTCGCATCCATCAGCGCGGCCCATTCCTCCCGCATCCCCGCCAGCGTGGAGAGGCTGCCCACGGCGCCTACCTCCAACGGGTGCGCGGCCCACGCTCCCTGCGACAGCTCATCCTCCCGAATCAACGCCCGTCCTCCCGGAGGGGCAGCCGCCCCTCCCTGTTCCCCGAATGAACTTCACCCCGCGCGCTTCTTCGACCGGTGGTCCGACTTCACGGCCTCGCGCACCGCCTGCGCCACGTCCGCCATGACCTCCGGCGTCAGGTCCTGGTGGCACGGAATCTCCACGATGGAGCGACGCAGCTGCGCCACCTCCGGGAAGGCCGATGCGTCACAGGCCGGGTGGAAGCGCTTCCAGAAGTCGATGGCGTCGATGCCCTGCACGCGCAGCCGCGCCAGCACCTCCGCCTTGTCCTGCACCACCAGCGGGTAGAATAGCGGGCACGCGCCCGGCGGAAGCTGGTTGAACAGCGGCGCGGAGATGTCGCGCAGCCGGCCCAGCAGGAAGAAGTAGTTGCGGCGCCGCTGCTCGACGATGGATTCCAGGTCCTGGGCCAGGGCAATCCGCTTCGTCAGCGGGCTCATGCCCAGGTCCACGTGCTTGCGGTCGAAGTGCTGCGTCCCCGTGGCCACGCGCTCGATGCTGGCCGCCTTCACGGTGCCATGCCCCAGCGCGCGCACGGCGCTGCGCAGGGCCCGGCCGGCCAGGCCGCCGCGCAGCTCCAGGTTCTGCAGCAGCGCGGACACCGTGTGGCTGAAGGTGGACACGGACGGCGGCGCGGGCGGCTCCGGAAGGCTGTACTGGCGCGGGCCGTTGACGACCAGCGCGCCCCCATTGGGAACCGGAAGCGTCTTGTAGAGGCAGAAAATGCCCACGTCTCCCGTCGTCCCCAGGGGCACCGTTCCGTCGGAGGACAGCAGCGACAGCGCGCAGTCCTCGATGAGGATGAGGCCGTGCTGGTCCGCCAGCTTGCGCATCTCCGCGACGGGGCCCGGGAAGCCCGCGTAGTGCGTCAGGTACAGGGCCCGCGTCTTCGGGCCGATGCGCCGGGCCACGTCGTCCAGGTCCACGTCCCAGCGGCTGCCCACGCGGTAGAAGCGCGGCGTGGCGCCGGCGTCCACCAGGGCCTCCACCTCCACGCCGTGGTGGTAGGCGGGCATCAACACCTCGCCCGAATCCAGCCCCAGCATCTTCACCGTCAGCCAGATGGCGTTGCGGGCGAAGTAGAAGTAGCGGACGTTGGGCGAGGAGAACGGCGGCAGCGCGCCGGGCTTCGGCCGAGACAGCAGCATGTGCGGCCACAGCGTGGGCAGTGACGGCACGAACAGCCGGCCAGAGTGCTTCATCGTCTCCATCGCGACACCACCTCTTTCACCGCGGGCCCCCACCGGAACTTGGCCGCACACAGCGCCTGGCCGAAGGGGGAGTCATTGAACACGTAGAGCCAGGTGTGGCGCCGGACCTCGTTCGTCCAGTCGCGCTTCCACACCATGTCGGGCCCCAGGAAGTCGAACTCGTGCAGGCCCCGGTCGATGCAGGCCCCGATGACCTCATCCACCAGGAGCTGGCCCGGGCTGCACTCACGCAGGCTTTCGTCGTAACCGGGCTTCAGCAGGAAGTAGCGCCCGCCGTATTCCAGGCCGTACTGGAACGCCACCGGCCGGCCGTCCAGCCGCAGGAAATACAGCGCCAGCCGCTGGCGATAGGCGGAGTCCCGCGCCAGCTCCGTGTAGAAGCCGCGCGTGCGCGCATCCTGCGCCATGGCCGTGCCGCGCGCGCCCTTCCAGCCGCTCTGCTCCAGCAGGAAGCCTTCCTCCAGCGCGCCCTCCAGGCCGAGCCCGCTGTCCACCCGCTCGAAGGTGAGCTGGCCCTTCTCCTCCAGCTTGCGGCGGCGGCGACGGCAGTTGGCCTTGAACTTCGACTGCAATGTCTTCTGCAAGGCATCGCGGGACGCCGGCAGCGGCACATACGGGGAGCGCAGGGACTCCCACTCGCCCACGGGCAGGCCGGACTCGCGCGCCACCGCATGCAGCCGCCAGGCGGCCCCACCGTCGGGGACATCCGTGAGCCGCAGCACATCCCAGCCGCCGGCCGAGCGCAGGTGGGACACGAAGGCCGCCGCGGCGACCTCCGGTTCCTTCGCCACCAGGTCGAATCGGCAGGAGTGGGCGTTGGCCGCCGCGGACAGCTGCCGCGCCGGTACACCCAGCAGTGTCGTGCGCTCCTCCCACAGCGGGAGCACCGCGCCAAGGCTCCCATCCGCGTCCCGCAGCGTCAGCACGCGCGGATTCACACCGGGTACGAAGTTGTCCATCCAGATGCGGATGAACTCATGCCGGTAGAACAGCTCGTTGGAGGTGGCCTCCACGAGCGCGTTCCACTCGGACTCCAGGGACATGAAGGCCGCGCGTCCCGTCACTTCGGTGACGCGCGGCGAGGCAGAAAGGTCTCTTGCTTCCATGAGGTGTCGGGTGCCCAAGGTGGTGATGGAGGTTCGCGGCTACAACCCGCTGCGGGCCATCTTCAGCAGGCAGGCGGCGACCTTGCGGCTGTCATGTCGAATCCTGGACCCTGCCTTGAGCAGGTCCGCCTGCACCGGCACCACGCCCGCGCCAATCAAGTCCCGCGGGTTGGCTGACACCACGAACGAGCCGCGACGGGCATAGCGCCGGTTCGCCTCTTCCGTGGGCAGCGTGCCGTTGACGAGCACCGCGTCCAGCACCGGCCCCACGTGGTCCGTGACGGCCTGCACGTGGTCCAGACAGGACATGCCGTCCGTCTCCCCCGGCTGAGTCATCAGGTTGGCCACCATGATTTTCAGCGCGCGCGTCTCCTTGAGCGCCTGGGCCACGCCGTCCACCAGCAGGTTGGGCAGCACGCTCGAGTACAGCGAGCCCGGGCCGATGGCGATGAGGTCCGCCGTGTAGATGGCCTCCAGCAGGCCCTCGGTGGGCGGCGGCGAGCGAGGACTCAGCGTGACGCGGCGCACCCGGCCGTGCGCGCGGCAGATGTTGCGCTCCCCCACCACCTCCGTGTCGTCATGCATCTGCGCCACCAGCTGCACGGACGCCAGCGTGGAAGGCAGCACGTGGCCCCGGGCGCCCAGCAGCTCCCCGGACATGCGCACCGCCTCCATGAAGTCCCCCTTCAGCTCCGCGAGCGCGGCGATGAGCAGGTTGCCCACCGCGTGGCCCGCCAGGCCGCGCGCTCCGCCGAAGCGGAACTGGAAGACGTCCTTGAGCGCGTTCTTTCCACCCGCCAGCGCCACCAGGCAGTTGCGGATGTCGCCCGGAGGCAGCGCGCCGTGTTGGCGCCGCAGACGGCCCGAACTGCCGCCGTCGTCGCTCATGGCCACCACCGCGGTGATGTCGATGCCCGGCTCCCGGGCCTTCGGTGTCGCGCGCCGGGCCAGGCCGCGCAGCACCATGGGCAACCCCGTGCCTCCGCCGATGGCGACGATGCGCGTCGGCCGGTCCACCTGCCCCTGCAGCACCTCGTTGCCCTGGCGCTCCAGCTCCAGCCTGCGACGGGCCTCCGCCCACTCCGCGGGCAGCGGCGCTTCCATGTCCATTCCCACCATGACGCTTACCCCCATCCACGACGCCCCAGCCCGCCTCCCCAGGCGAGCCCCCCTCCCGGCCTCCCACAGCGGAAGCCGGGAAAGCGAAATGCCCTACCGCGCCCCACGACCGAGAAGCACATGCCTCACGGTGTGGAAGATGATTCCCACGTCCAGGAACAGCGAACCGTTCTTCACGTAGTACAGGTCGAACTCCAGCTTGTTCCGCGCATCCTCCACCGACGCGCCGTAGGGGTAGCGAATCTGAGCCCACCCCGTCAGGCCTGGCTTGACGGCCTCCCGCAGGCCGTAGAACGGAATCTGCTGCTTCAACTGCTCGACGAACACTGGCCTCTCGGGGCGGGGCCCCACGAAACTCATGTCTCCCGTCAGGATGTTGAAGACCTGGGGAATCTCGTCGATGCGCGCGCGGCGGATGAAGCGGCCCACCCGCGTGACACGGTCATCGTTCGCCTTCGCCCACACCGCGCCATGCTTCTCCGCGTCCGTGCGCATGCTGCGGAACTTCCACAGGTGATACGTGCTCCCGAACAGCCCGGTCCTTTCCTGCCGGTAGAAGATGGGTCCCTTCGAATCCAGCTTGATGGCCACCGCGACCAGCAACAGGAAGGGCGCGGACAGGATTAGCAGGAGGGATGCCACCGCGATGTCGAAGCCCCGCTTCAGCGTGCGGCGCAGCGGGGACACGGTGAGCTCGTCCGCGAAGGCGAAGTCGCTCGCCCTCAGGAACTGCACCGGAATCCGGCGCAGCACCCGCTCGCAGAAGCCCGTGGCCTCATACACCCGCCGGCCCTGGAGCCGGCAGCGCAGCAGGCCGTCCACCCAGTTGGCCCCGCGCATGTCATCCGCGGCCTGCACCACATAGGCCGCGTTCAGCCGGGCCGCCGTCTGCTCCAGCGCCTCGCCCGAGGTGCGAGGGTCCGTCAGGCCCACGATGCGGTAGGTGCCCTCCCCGCCCGCTTCAATCGCGCTGGCCACCGCGCGCGCCTTGGGCCCTTCTCCGACGATGAGCACCGAGTGCGGCGCTCCCACCAGGGCGCGGATGGACACCCGCACCATCAACGTCCCGGCCAGGGCCCCCATGGCTCCGCCCAGCAGCGTGCCGGGCGGAAGCTGCATCGGCACCACCAGCGGGGTGACGAGCATGACGCCGCCCGCCACCATCGCCGTGACCCCCGCGGCCTTGAGGAACCGGTATCCCCGCACCCGGTCCTCCGCGGCCACACGGAGGTCATACAAATCCAACAGATACAGCGTGAACTGGAAGGTGATGACGAACGCCGCGCCCATCCACAGCAGCGTGGGCCACAGCTGCGACAGCGGCGTGTGTGTCCCTTCAGGCGCGAAGAGTGCCGCGCAGGCCGCCGCGCCCATCACGCAGGCCAACGCGATTGCCGAACTCTCGGCGAGGAAGAACGTCAGTTTCTTTGCAGAGAAATAATGGTGAAAAACGCGGAGCACGTGCCCCTCCAACCTACCCGCCCGACCCTCTTCCACCACCGGCCCCGCCCCCCTGTCACCCGGAGGCGGGAACCGGAACCAAAGCCCCCCGCCGCTACCGCTTCTCGTAGTTCTTCAGATACGGCGCCGAGTGGACCTCCGCGCCATTCAGCACACACCCGACGATGGGCGCGCCGCCCAGGCTCTCCACCGCCTGGTGCACCGCCTTGCCCGACGTCACGTTGGCGCGAATGACCATCAGCACGCCGTCCGCCTGATGGCCCAGGATGGCCGCGTCCGCGAAGGGCAGCGTGGGCGGCATGTCGACGTAGACCTCGTCGAAGCCCTCACGCACCGCCTTGAGGAACTGCTTCATCCGGCCGCTCGCCAGCACCTGCGCGGTGTCCTCGGGCGTGACGCCCGCGGGGATGAGGGCCAGGCGCGTGGAGTTGAACCGCCGCACCACGTCCCGCACCTCACAGTCCCCCGCCAGCAGCTCCGCCAGGCCCGTCTTGTTGCGCATGCCCAGCGTGGCCGCCACGCCGCCCCGGCGCAGGTCCGCATCCACCAGCAGGATGCGGCGCTCCGGGTTCGCCCGGGCCGCGGCGAGCGCCAGGTTGACGCTCGTCACCGTCTTGCCTTCCCCGGGCATCGCCGAGGTGAGCGCGACGACCTTCATCGGCCGCAGGTCCCGCATCCGCTCGAGCCTGTAATAAAGGCTCCGGTATTGCTCCGCCGCGGCCGATGCCGGCGCCGTCAGCGTCACCACCCGGCGGTCCACCGCGTTGCCGCCCGTCGGGTTGTCATCCACTCGGGGGAGGAAGTTGCCCGCCCGCTCCATCGTCTGATCCATGTCCGTCCTCCGTCCTTTTCCGGCGCGACTCAGTTCAACGACGTGGGGTTAGACACGCTGTTTCGAGCCCCCGAAGCCGGCATCAGAATCCGCCGCTCCGTCTTGCCCTGCATTTCCGGGACCACCGCGAGCACCGGCAGCGTCAGGCGCTGGCGAACCTCGGTGCCATCGCGAAGGCTGTCGTCGCGCATCTCCAGCACCGCCCCCGTCAGCACACCCAAGCCCAGGGCCAGGAGGAAGACGATGAGCATGCCCGCCATGCGGTCCGGCCGGGCCGGGGTCGCCGGCACGCCCGCCGGGGAGATGACGTTGAACAGGCTCTTGGCGCTCTTGGCCTCCAGCTCCTGCGCGATCTCCGCCTCCACCTTGCGGCTCACCACGCTCTGGTACTTGGTGCGCGCGATTTCGTAGTCGCGGTTCATCACCGCCAGCTCGTGCGCCCAGCGCGGGGTGTTGTTCAGCCGGCCCTGGTACGCCTCGGCCTGCTTCTGGAGGTCCTGAATCTCCTGCTGGATGTTGCCAATCAGCGTGGCCACGCGGGTGCGCTCGGCGCGCTCGGCCCACAGCCGCCCTTCGGCCTCCTTGCGGCGAGCCGTCATGCCGTCCAGCTCCGTCTGAAGTCGCTTCACCTCCGGGTGGTCCTCCGTCCAGGTGGTGCGAGCGTTGACCAGGGAACGGGTGAGCCCGTTCTCCGCGGCCTCGAGCCGGCCGGCCTCGCTGTCCACCGCGTTGCGCGCGCGGGCCAGGTCGGAGCGGCGGCCCTCGGCGACACGCAGCTCCTCCGACTTCGTCTGGAGCTGGTGCGACACGCGCTCCAGGCCGCGCATGTTCATCTCCATCTGCTCGGGCAGCTCGCCCAGGTGGTCCACCTTGAACTGGGAGATCTTCGCCTCCCAGTTGCTGACCGCCTTGCCCAGCTGAACCATCTCCTCGTTGAAGAGGTCGGTGGCGCGCGCCGCCTGCGCCTGACGAATCTTCAGCGTCTCATCGGAGAAGATGGTCGGCAGGCGGTTGGCCACCTGCGCCGCCACCTGCGGGTCGCGGTTGGCGTAGGTGAGCTCGAAGGCCGTCTCACCCTCCACGCGCACCGTGAGGTCCTTGCGCATCTGTGCGACGGCGGACTCCATGCCCTTCTCCGAAACGATGTCCGGATAGAGGTTCATCTCCTCGATGGCCTTCTGAAGCACCGGACGCGCCAGCAGCTCCTGGCGAACGGTGAGCAGCCGCTGCTCGATGATTTCGCTCACCGTGCGCTGCACCATCTCCTCACCCGGCCGCTGCGGCTCCACGCGGACCACCACTGAAGCCTCGTACATGCTCGGCCGGGTCATCACGATGGCTGCGCCCACCACGAAGACCACTGCTGCGATGGCACCGACCAGGGCCTTGCGCCGCCACAGGGCTCCCAGAAGCTGGTCTGCCGTCATCCCTCGCTCCATGTTCCGCTCCTCCTCCATCCCACGCGCTGTAGCTACCAAGGCGTCACCACCAATCGGACGGCGAACACATTGCGCGTCAGGTCCACCGCGCTCGCCGAATCCGCCAGCCCAACCTGAGCGATTCGATCCACCGCACCCTGCGCCGACAGGCGCCGGTCCATGCGGTACTCCACACCACCACTCACCGCGTAGCCCTGCGACACCCGCGGCGCTCCTCTGAACACGGCCCAGTCCAGCGACGGGGCCTGCCCGTTGCGGAAGAAGCTGGCCGCGCCAAAAAGCGAGAACTTCTGGGTGAACCGGCGCGCCAACATCACCGACGCGTAGTCCGCCCACAGCGCGTTGGTGAAGCCGTTCGCGCCCACCAGGTCGTGTCCCATCGACACGCCCACGTCGAACATCTCCCCTTCGCGCTGCAGCTCCACGTTCACGCGCGGAACCCAGCCACCCTGCTGGCCCACCGGCGCCAGGTACCGCACGGGGCCCGCCCGGACGGTGAAGGTGGTAGGCCGCGTCAGCCGATACCGCAACCCCAGCGCCGCGCCGTGCGACTGGCTCAGCGCCCCCTCATAGAGGAAGCCCTGGTACCGGTACTCCAAACCCAGGCTGAGCCGGCGCGTGGCGCGGTACCAGCCTTCGATGGAGGGCGTGTGCGCGTACCCCGCGCGCTGCCCCACGTCGATGATGCGCACCGCCTCGAAGCGGTAGCCCGCGCGCACGTCCAGCCGCTCCGCCACGCGGTTCGTCACGCCCAGCGTCGCCTGCGTGAAGAACGTGGGCAGCGTGGAGCGCGCCAGGCCGTCACGCGGCAGCGAGCTGGGGTCCGTGACGCGGAACACCCGAATCGCCGTGTCCAGCCGCAGGCGACGCGTCACCTGGTGCCGGGCCTCCAGACCGCCCCGGTGGTCCAGCGTCGTCCTGCCCGACCCATGCCGCATCAGCAGGTCGGCCGCGTAGAAGCTGTCCAGCGTGAGCCGCGCGTCCTTCGCCTCCAGCCCCAGCCGCGGCGTCACCTTCGTCATCAGCTGGCCGGCGCCGCCACCGCCCAGTCGCAGGTCATCGTCGAACCGCTCCTCGGCCGTCAGCCGAAGCCGGGGCTCCCATACCGTCGCGGCCTGCGCGGCAGGCGCACCGAACAGGAGGCCCGCGAGTAGCCACTTCTTCCAGTTGCCCTTCACCGTCGCCCTCCGTCCCGCACGCCCACCACCGCCCACGTCCACGACGCCCACTGCGTCACCACCCCTCACGGAACGACGACGGTGTCACCCGGCCGGAGCATGACCTCGTGTCCACCATCCGGAGAGATGAGGTCGCTGTAGCGCACCGGAATCTGTCCGCCCTTGCTGTCGGTGCGGATGACCACGATGCCGTCCGAGTTGGCGAAGTCCGTGAAGCCGCCCGCCAGCGCGATGGCCTGCAGCAGTGACACGCGGCCGCGCAGCGGATAGGCGCCCGGGTGGGCCACTTCGCCGGTGACGAACACGCGGCTGCTGTTCACCTCGCGGACAATCACCGTCACGCGCGGCTCCTGCACATACGGCTGGAAGGCCTCCTTCAGGGATTCGGCCAGCTCCGTGGGCGTCTTGCCCGCGGCGTGGACCTCGCCCACCATGGGCATGGAGATGTAGCCATCCGGACGAACCGGCAGCGTCCGGGACAGCTCCGCGTCACGCCACACCGCGATGTCCAGCACGTCCTCGCGGCCAATCCGGTAGGGCTGCTCCGTGTTGTCCACCGTCACCTTCGGCTGGTGCGCGCAGCCCCCCAGGAGCATCACGCCCAACACCGTCCAGAACCCCGCGCTCGTCTTGCCCATCGTCAGCTCTCCCTCAAAAGCGTGTGTCGCGCTCCCGGCCCTACCGCAGCCGGACGTTGCTTCCGGCGGCGTTGCCTTAGCAGCGCGTGTGCCACGTACTGGAGGGAGGGAAAGCCCTTGGATCGCAGTGGGTTACGAAGTGCCCTCCTGGGAGACCCCATGGGGTTCAGGAAATTTTTCCGGCATCGTACCCGCGTCGCACCCGGTGCTTTCTTCAGGCATTGCTCTGAACAGGGAACGACTTTGCCCTCCGCGGCCCCTCCCGCTTCCCACTTCCCGGGGCTGGAGGCTGGCACGCGTCTTGGATTGAAGTTCGCGCGAGGCAATGAATTCCACAACGCGTGATGTGTTCGCGAGAACGGGGGAGGGTCGGATGAGGAAGGCGGCTGGGGCGGTGGCGGCGTCGTTCGCGATGGGCACGGGCGCCATGACCCTGATGGGCGTGGCCTTCGCAACGCAGATGGAGGCCGCGGTGGTCGCGGTGGTGGGCCTTGCGTTGTACGCGAGCAGCGCGCTGCTCACGAACAAGGCGCCGGCGACGGCGGCCACCAGCGTCGCGAAGCAGGCGTAGTCCGGATGTAACGAAAGAGGCCGGGCGCCCGCGCGTGGCGCCGGCCTCTTTCCTTTGGCGCGCGCGGTTTCGGACAATAAGGTGCGCCGCCATGGCCAAGCCACAGTACTGGCTCATCAAGAGCGAGCCCTCCGTCTACGCCTACGCCCAACTGGAGAAGGACGGGAAGACGGAGTGGACCGGCGTGCGCAACTTCGAGGCGCGCAACAACATCCGGGCGATGAAGCCCGGGGACCTCTGCCTCTACTACCACTCCAATGAGGACAAGGCCGTGGTGGGTGTGGCCCAGGTGCTCACGCCGCCGGGACCAGACTCCACCGTGCCCGATGAGGACTGGGCCGCCACCTTCATGGGGCCTGTCGTCCCCTTCACGCAGCCGGTGGACCTGGCCACCATCAAGGCCACCGCCGCACTGAAGGATTTTCCGCTCGTCACCCGCGGCCGGCTGAGCGTGGCCCCCGTCACCGCCACGCACTTCAAGCAGGTGTTGAAGATGGGGAAGACAGTGCTACCGAAGTAGTACGGTGACGCTGGTGGGGCGCCACCCCCGAAGGCATACTCCGGCGCCGTGAGTGCCACTGACATCCGCAAGATTCCGGCTCAGGAGACGCGCGGCCTCCGCCACGCCATCCTCCGTCCCAACCAGCCTCTGGAGATGGCCGTCTATCCCGGGGATGACGACGCGGACACGCTCCACCTGGGCGTCTATACGGAGGGCCGCCTGGTGGGCGTGGCCTCCCTGTATCGGGAGCCGCCGCCGGACGCGCTGCGCGCCACCACGGCCTGGCGCCTGCGAGGCATGGCGGTGGACGCCACCCTGCGTGGGCACGGCCATGGCGCCGCCCTCCTGCAGGCCTGCATGGAGCATGCGGCGCGGCAGGGCGGTTCCCAGGTGTGGTGCAACGCGCGGATGACGGCCTCCGGATTCTACCGCGCGCAGGGCTTCGCGCAGCGAGGCGAGCCCTTCGACCTGCCCGGCATCGGCCCGCACCACCTCATGTGGCGCAACCTCGGAACCTCCTGATGACCACCCTCCCCGACCTCGACCTCATCCGG
Above is a window of Myxococcus virescens DNA encoding:
- a CDS encoding cytochrome c-type biogenesis protein; the encoded protein is MTAALLSLSLAFTLVTGQFAPQQAGSDPLAPELEARAQTLGKQLRCAVCQGLSVADSPSSMARAQLDMIRELVSEGKSDAEIVEYFVARYGEWVLLSPRAEGFNWFVWLGPVGLVAVGAFVIWRQLQRGAGTPEQAPPAATTSEETAAPAAPAGTPPVDEEDPYLQAVRRELER
- a CDS encoding tetratricopeptide repeat protein — encoded protein: MQPQTTNWLPGIIVLAVTFVLAAGWILFQRRKGSLASAEPRDGVLDDLTQRAQSLIDQLRALEAEKHNQSAEQYAAEKSRLEREAAGALRAKDEHLKRKASSEGVRPRPQAPVPTGWASRNPQLVGALWGAGIVVFFGGLGYLLVSEQQTRTDGMEATGRMPPGGAAAQQQGAGMDEQMQEGPEMQEARARLNANAGDVDAAALLSHELIRRQQFDEAVKVTAKGLAADPFNVELKVHRGVLRATQGDMAGAEAELTELVDTWPDAQEALIFLGSLALRRGDKAAALAHFERFSVEVPRNMQPPQLGPAIAQLRAEVAGGMP
- a CDS encoding GNAT family N-acetyltransferase; protein product: MIREDELSQGAWAAHPLEVGAVGSLSTLAGMREEWAALMDASDAGPFNAWEWVYPWCRRIATGRRPLVLTARDAAGTLVGLMPLGVEYLGVTGIPVRRLSFLGETHVGSDYLDVVARRGREREVAGAFARMLHALRDEWDVLDLSDLREDSPTVDVLRETFARPDVRVAPRYVCPYDTLTPGEPFDAFLKRTGRRDNFLRRRKWLAKQEGYRIERTDAPGELAAPLTDFFRLHSARWAADGGSQGIKGSGVEAFHRDATQFLAERGRLRLYTMKVGGQAVASVYGILHRDTFVYFQSGYDPAWRNRSVGLVLVGETFRDAMEAGLTEYDFLRGTETYKSDWVSKQRRTLSVRVHAGTWEGRWFSQSESLARLLRNGAKAAMPDTLVEKVRRFRRRRAAVH
- a CDS encoding DegT/DnrJ/EryC1/StrS family aminotransferase, producing the protein MKHSGRLFVPSLPTLWPHMLLSRPKPGALPPFSSPNVRYFYFARNAIWLTVKMLGLDSGEVLMPAYHHGVEVEALVDAGATPRFYRVGSRWDVDLDDVARRIGPKTRALYLTHYAGFPGPVAEMRKLADQHGLILIEDCALSLLSSDGTVPLGTTGDVGIFCLYKTLPVPNGGALVVNGPRQYSLPEPPAPPSVSTFSHTVSALLQNLELRGGLAGRALRSAVRALGHGTVKAASIERVATGTQHFDRKHVDLGMSPLTKRIALAQDLESIVEQRRRNYFFLLGRLRDISAPLFNQLPPGACPLFYPLVVQDKAEVLARLRVQGIDAIDFWKRFHPACDASAFPEVAQLRRSIVEIPCHQDLTPEVMADVAQAVREAVKSDHRSKKRAG
- a CDS encoding GNAT family N-acetyltransferase, with product MEARDLSASPRVTEVTGRAAFMSLESEWNALVEATSNELFYRHEFIRIWMDNFVPGVNPRVLTLRDADGSLGAVLPLWEERTTLLGVPARQLSAAANAHSCRFDLVAKEPEVAAAAFVSHLRSAGGWDVLRLTDVPDGGAAWRLHAVARESGLPVGEWESLRSPYVPLPASRDALQKTLQSKFKANCRRRRRKLEEKGQLTFERVDSGLGLEGALEEGFLLEQSGWKGARGTAMAQDARTRGFYTELARDSAYRQRLALYFLRLDGRPVAFQYGLEYGGRYFLLKPGYDESLRECSPGQLLVDEVIGACIDRGLHEFDFLGPDMVWKRDWTNEVRRHTWLYVFNDSPFGQALCAAKFRWGPAVKEVVSRWRR
- a CDS encoding gluconeogenesis factor YvcK family protein, with the translated sequence MVGMDMEAPLPAEWAEARRRLELERQGNEVLQGQVDRPTRIVAIGGGTGLPMVLRGLARRATPKAREPGIDITAVVAMSDDGGSSGRLRRQHGALPPGDIRNCLVALAGGKNALKDVFQFRFGGARGLAGHAVGNLLIAALAELKGDFMEAVRMSGELLGARGHVLPSTLASVQLVAQMHDDTEVVGERNICRAHGRVRRVTLSPRSPPPTEGLLEAIYTADLIAIGPGSLYSSVLPNLLVDGVAQALKETRALKIMVANLMTQPGETDGMSCLDHVQAVTDHVGPVLDAVLVNGTLPTEEANRRYARRGSFVVSANPRDLIGAGVVPVQADLLKAGSRIRHDSRKVAACLLKMARSGL